One genomic segment of Amycolatopsis granulosa includes these proteins:
- the kdpB gene encoding potassium-transporting ATPase subunit KdpB, whose product MTRTEEKPVATPAEPERAGAGVFSGRQMLTALPEALRKLGPRHQVRNPVMFVVWAGSVLTTVFAVAEPNVFTILIAVWLWFTVVFANLAEAVAEGRGKAQAESLRRTKKETIARRITPDGVERVPGAGLRPGDLVVVEAGEVVPGDGDVVEGIATVDESVITGESAPVIRESGGDRSAVTGGTTVLSDRIVVRITSKPGESFVDRMIALVEGASRQKTPNEIALTILLSTLTIIFLLAVVAVQPMAAYSGREQPVIVLTALLVCLIPTTIGALLSAIGIAGMDRLVQRNVLATSGRAVEAAGDVSTLLLDKTGTITFGNRRATELIPVGSTTPEQLAGAARLSSLADGTPEGRSVVELTEGTPVPDGGEFVPFTAQTRMSGADLPGRQVRKGAVSAVRAWITGHGGEFPAETERVVGEISRQGGTPLVVAELTGSRAVVRGVIRLSDVVKPGMRERFAELRRMGIRTVMITGDNPLTAKAIAADAGVDDYLAEARPEDKMALIHREQEGGRLVAMTGDGTNDAPALAASDVGVAMNTGTSAAKEAGNMVDLDSDPTKLIEIVEIGKQLLITRGALTTFSIANDLAKYFAILPAMFVAIFPQLAALNILHLATPRSAILSAVIFNALVIVALIPLALRGVRYRPSSASALLRRNLLIYGAGGIVTPFLGIWLVDLVVRVIPGIG is encoded by the coding sequence ATGACCCGCACCGAAGAGAAACCCGTCGCGACGCCGGCGGAACCGGAACGCGCGGGGGCGGGGGTGTTCAGCGGGCGGCAGATGCTGACCGCGCTGCCGGAGGCGCTGCGCAAGCTCGGCCCGCGGCACCAGGTTCGCAACCCGGTCATGTTCGTGGTGTGGGCCGGATCGGTGCTGACCACGGTGTTCGCGGTGGCCGAGCCGAACGTGTTCACCATCCTGATCGCGGTCTGGCTGTGGTTCACGGTCGTGTTCGCCAACCTGGCGGAGGCGGTCGCCGAGGGCCGGGGCAAGGCGCAGGCGGAGTCGTTGCGCCGCACCAAGAAGGAGACGATCGCGCGGCGCATCACCCCGGACGGTGTGGAACGCGTGCCCGGCGCGGGCCTGCGGCCAGGTGATCTGGTGGTCGTCGAGGCCGGGGAGGTCGTCCCGGGTGACGGCGACGTGGTCGAGGGCATCGCCACGGTCGACGAGTCCGTCATCACCGGTGAGTCCGCGCCGGTGATCCGCGAGTCCGGCGGTGACCGGTCGGCCGTCACCGGCGGCACCACCGTGCTGAGCGACCGGATCGTCGTGCGGATCACCAGCAAGCCGGGGGAGTCGTTCGTGGACCGGATGATCGCCCTGGTCGAAGGCGCCTCGCGGCAGAAGACGCCGAACGAGATCGCCCTGACGATCCTGCTGTCCACGCTGACGATCATCTTCCTGCTCGCGGTCGTCGCGGTGCAGCCGATGGCCGCCTACTCCGGCCGCGAGCAGCCGGTGATCGTGCTGACCGCGCTGCTGGTGTGCCTGATCCCCACCACGATCGGGGCGCTGCTGTCGGCGATCGGCATCGCCGGCATGGACCGGCTGGTGCAGCGCAACGTGCTCGCCACGTCCGGGCGCGCGGTGGAGGCCGCCGGGGACGTGTCGACGCTGCTGCTGGACAAGACCGGCACCATCACCTTCGGCAACCGGCGCGCGACCGAGCTGATCCCGGTCGGCTCGACGACCCCGGAGCAGCTGGCCGGGGCCGCCCGGCTGTCCAGCCTGGCCGACGGCACACCGGAGGGCCGCAGCGTCGTCGAACTGACCGAGGGCACGCCGGTCCCCGACGGCGGCGAGTTCGTCCCGTTCACCGCGCAGACCCGGATGAGCGGTGCCGACCTGCCCGGCCGCCAGGTCCGCAAGGGCGCGGTGAGCGCCGTGCGCGCCTGGATCACCGGGCACGGCGGCGAGTTCCCGGCCGAGACCGAGCGCGTCGTCGGCGAGATCAGCCGGCAGGGGGGCACCCCGCTGGTGGTCGCCGAGCTGACCGGGAGCAGGGCGGTGGTACGGGGCGTGATCCGGCTGTCCGACGTGGTCAAGCCCGGCATGCGGGAGCGCTTCGCCGAGCTGCGCCGGATGGGCATCCGGACGGTGATGATCACCGGGGACAACCCGTTGACGGCGAAGGCCATCGCGGCCGACGCCGGTGTGGACGACTACCTCGCCGAGGCCAGGCCCGAGGACAAGATGGCGCTGATCCACCGGGAGCAGGAGGGCGGCCGCCTGGTGGCGATGACCGGCGACGGCACGAACGACGCCCCCGCGCTGGCGGCCTCCGACGTCGGCGTCGCGATGAACACCGGCACGTCGGCCGCCAAGGAGGCCGGCAACATGGTCGACCTGGACTCCGACCCGACGAAGCTGATCGAGATCGTGGAGATCGGCAAGCAGCTGCTGATCACCCGCGGCGCGCTCACCACCTTCAGCATCGCCAACGACCTCGCGAAGTACTTCGCGATCCTGCCGGCCATGTTCGTGGCGATCTTCCCGCAGCTGGCCGCGCTGAACATCCTGCACCTGGCCACGCCGCGCTCGGCGATCCTGTCCGCGGTGATCTTCAACGCGCTGGTCATCGTCGCGTTGATCCCGCTCGCGTTGCGGGGCGTGCGGTACCGGCCGTCGAGCGCGTCCGCGCTGCTACGGCGCAACCTGCTGATCTACGGGGCCGGCGGGATCGTCACGCCGTTCCTCGGCATCTGGCTCGTGGACCTCGTGGTCCGCGTCATCCCTGGAATCGGGTAG
- the kdpA gene encoding potassium-transporting ATPase subunit KdpA, protein MSDLASGLVTAGILLAALALVHRPLGDYMARVFTSDRHLRFERGLYRVCRVDPSAEQRWPTYALGVLGFSLVSVVVLYLLQRLQSSLPLSLGRGPVGPGTAFNTAVSFVTNTNWQSYVPETTMGHLVGMAGLTVQNFLSAAVGLSVAMALVRGITRAKTDRLGNFWVDLTRGTVRILLPIAAVFAVVLVALGVTQSLRAGVTVTGPDGARNTIALAPTASQEVVKELGTNGGGIFNANSAHPFENPNTWTDLVEIFLILVIPVSLTRTFGRLVGNPRQGYVLLSVMGLLWTFVLAVTWWAEAHPNGPAALLAGAGLEGKEQRFGIGSSALFATSTTGTSTGAVNAMHDSFSGLGGGMPLLHMLFGELSPGGVGTGLYSILVMAIIAMFLAGLMVGRTPEYLGKKLGRREVTASAIAMLAMPAVVLLGTGAALLVPGTAAAMGNSGPHGLSEVLYAYTSTGNNNGSAFGGLTATSGWFQSSLSVAMLVGRFVPIIAVLCLAGSLAAQQKVPRTAGTLPTTGPLFGSVLTGTIVLVAALTFVPALALGPVAEALA, encoded by the coding sequence ATGTCCGACCTCGCCTCCGGCCTGGTCACGGCCGGCATCCTGCTCGCGGCGCTCGCGCTCGTCCACCGTCCGCTGGGCGACTACATGGCGCGCGTGTTCACCAGCGACAGGCACCTGCGGTTCGAGCGCGGCCTGTACCGCGTCTGCCGGGTGGACCCGTCCGCCGAGCAGCGCTGGCCGACCTACGCGCTCGGCGTGCTGGGGTTCTCGCTGGTGTCCGTCGTGGTCCTGTACCTGTTGCAGCGCCTCCAGTCGTCGCTGCCACTGAGCCTCGGCCGCGGCCCGGTCGGCCCGGGCACCGCGTTCAACACCGCGGTCAGTTTCGTCACCAACACGAACTGGCAGTCCTACGTGCCCGAGACCACCATGGGACACCTCGTCGGTATGGCCGGGCTGACCGTGCAGAACTTCCTGTCCGCGGCGGTCGGCCTGTCGGTCGCGATGGCTCTGGTCCGCGGGATCACGCGGGCGAAGACCGACCGGCTGGGCAACTTCTGGGTCGACCTGACCCGCGGCACCGTGCGGATCCTGCTGCCGATCGCGGCCGTCTTCGCGGTCGTGCTGGTCGCGCTGGGTGTCACGCAGAGCCTGCGCGCCGGCGTGACCGTCACCGGACCGGACGGCGCGCGCAACACCATCGCGCTGGCGCCGACGGCGAGCCAGGAGGTCGTCAAGGAACTGGGCACCAACGGCGGCGGCATCTTCAACGCCAACTCGGCGCACCCGTTCGAGAACCCGAACACCTGGACCGACCTCGTCGAGATCTTCCTGATCCTGGTGATCCCGGTGTCGCTGACCCGCACGTTCGGCCGGCTGGTGGGCAATCCGCGGCAGGGGTACGTGCTGCTGTCGGTGATGGGTCTGCTGTGGACGTTCGTGCTGGCCGTGACCTGGTGGGCCGAGGCGCATCCGAACGGTCCCGCCGCCCTGCTGGCCGGGGCGGGCCTGGAGGGCAAGGAACAGCGGTTCGGCATCGGCTCGTCCGCGTTGTTCGCCACCAGCACCACCGGCACCTCGACCGGCGCGGTCAACGCGATGCACGACAGTTTCAGCGGGCTGGGCGGCGGGATGCCGCTGCTGCACATGCTGTTCGGCGAGCTCTCGCCCGGCGGGGTCGGCACCGGCCTGTACAGCATCCTGGTGATGGCGATCATCGCGATGTTCCTGGCCGGCCTGATGGTCGGGCGCACCCCGGAGTACCTGGGCAAGAAGCTCGGCAGGCGCGAGGTCACCGCTTCGGCGATCGCGATGCTGGCGATGCCGGCGGTCGTCCTGCTCGGGACCGGCGCCGCCCTGCTCGTGCCGGGCACCGCGGCGGCGATGGGCAACAGCGGGCCGCACGGACTGTCCGAAGTGCTCTACGCCTACACCTCGACCGGCAACAACAACGGCAGCGCGTTCGGCGGCCTCACCGCCACCAGCGGGTGGTTCCAGTCTTCGCTGTCGGTGGCGATGCTGGTCGGCCGGTTCGTGCCGATCATCGCGGTGCTGTGCCTGGCCGGGTCGCTCGCGGCCCAGCAGAAGGTGCCGCGGACCGCGGGCACGCTGCCCACGACCGGGCCGCTGTTCGGCTCGGTGCTCACCGGCACCATCGTCCTCGTCGCGGCGCTGACGTTCGTCCCCGCGCTCGCGCTCGGTCCCGTCGCGGAGGCCCTGGCATGA
- the kdpF gene encoding K(+)-transporting ATPase subunit F, protein MNGAGVVANVVGGVLALGLIGYLFVALLRPERF, encoded by the coding sequence GTGAACGGCGCGGGGGTCGTGGCCAACGTGGTCGGCGGGGTGCTGGCGCTGGGCCTGATCGGCTACCTGTTCGTGGCGCTGCTGCGGCCGGAGAGGTTCTGA
- the asnB gene encoding asparagine synthase (glutamine-hydrolyzing) has product MCGITGWVSFETDLTQRREVLDAMTETMACRGPDDSGTWLAPHAALGHRRLAIIDLPGGRQPMSVVTPAGEVAMVYSGEAYNFAELRRRLESKGHTFRTDSDTEVVLHGYLEWGEAVAEHLNGMYAFAIWDARNDELVMIRDRMGIKPFYYYPTRDGVLFGSEPKAILANPAAKRMVDADGLRELFSFTKQPGWALWHGMSEVEPGTIVRVGRDGLRTRTYWKLEAREHTDDRETTVARVRELMTDIVHRQLVADVPRCVLLSGGLDSSAITGLAAARLREEGEQLRTFSVDFVGQEENFTPDEMRDTPDAPFIRDVAKLVGSAHQDVVLDPAALTDPAVRRAVLTARDIPSGLGDLDTSLYLLFKAIRAESTVALSGESADEVFGGYRWFHDGTARTADTFPWLAFRTGAHDRGGLLRADVRSGLDLEGYIADQYRTALAQVEHLDGASALERRMREVCHLHLTRMVRALLDRKDRASMAVGLEVRVPFCDHRLVEYVYNTPWSLKTFDGREKSLLRHATAHVLPQSVVDRVKSPYPSTQDPGYAAALQQQAKEVLASADDAVFELVDRAWVTGAVERDPATMPSLTRHGLDRLLDLHHWLDLYRPELRI; this is encoded by the coding sequence ATGTGCGGCATCACGGGGTGGGTGTCCTTCGAGACCGACCTCACCCAGCGGCGCGAGGTGCTCGACGCCATGACGGAGACGATGGCCTGCCGTGGTCCGGACGACTCCGGGACGTGGCTCGCCCCGCACGCCGCCCTCGGGCACCGGCGGCTGGCCATCATCGACCTGCCCGGGGGACGCCAGCCGATGTCGGTGGTGACACCGGCCGGCGAGGTCGCCATGGTCTACAGCGGTGAGGCGTACAACTTCGCCGAGCTGCGCCGCCGGCTCGAGAGCAAGGGCCACACCTTCCGCACCGACAGCGACACCGAGGTCGTGCTGCACGGCTACCTCGAGTGGGGCGAGGCCGTCGCCGAGCACCTCAACGGCATGTACGCCTTCGCGATCTGGGACGCACGCAACGACGAGCTCGTCATGATCCGCGACCGGATGGGCATCAAGCCGTTCTACTACTACCCCACCCGCGACGGGGTGCTCTTCGGGTCCGAGCCGAAGGCGATCCTGGCCAACCCCGCGGCGAAGCGGATGGTCGACGCCGACGGGCTGCGTGAGCTGTTCTCGTTCACCAAACAGCCCGGCTGGGCACTGTGGCACGGGATGTCCGAAGTGGAGCCGGGCACGATCGTCCGGGTCGGCCGCGACGGCCTGCGCACCCGCACCTACTGGAAACTCGAGGCGCGCGAGCACACCGACGACCGGGAAACGACCGTCGCGCGGGTGCGTGAGCTGATGACCGACATCGTGCACCGGCAGCTGGTCGCGGACGTACCGCGCTGCGTGCTCCTGTCCGGCGGCCTGGACTCCAGCGCGATCACCGGTCTGGCCGCCGCGCGGTTGCGCGAGGAGGGCGAGCAGTTGCGCACCTTCTCCGTCGACTTCGTGGGGCAGGAGGAGAACTTCACACCCGACGAGATGCGCGACACCCCGGACGCCCCGTTCATCCGGGACGTGGCGAAGCTGGTCGGCTCGGCGCACCAGGACGTCGTCCTCGACCCCGCCGCGCTGACCGATCCGGCGGTGCGGCGCGCGGTCCTCACCGCACGGGACATCCCGTCCGGCCTCGGTGACCTGGACACCTCGCTGTACCTGCTGTTCAAGGCGATCCGCGCGGAGTCGACGGTGGCGCTGTCCGGCGAGTCGGCCGACGAGGTGTTCGGGGGGTACCGGTGGTTCCACGACGGCACCGCCCGCACCGCCGACACCTTCCCGTGGCTGGCGTTCCGCACCGGCGCCCACGACCGCGGCGGTCTGCTGCGCGCGGACGTGCGGTCCGGGCTCGACCTGGAGGGCTACATCGCCGACCAGTACCGCACGGCGCTGGCTCAGGTCGAGCACCTCGACGGGGCGAGCGCGCTGGAGCGGCGGATGCGCGAGGTGTGCCACCTGCACCTGACCCGGATGGTGCGGGCACTGCTGGACCGCAAGGACCGCGCCTCGATGGCGGTGGGACTGGAGGTGCGGGTGCCGTTCTGCGACCACCGGCTCGTCGAGTACGTCTACAACACGCCGTGGTCGCTCAAGACGTTCGACGGCCGCGAGAAGAGCCTGCTGCGGCACGCAACCGCGCACGTGCTGCCGCAGTCCGTTGTGGACCGCGTGAAGAGCCCGTATCCGTCCACACAGGACCCGGGGTACGCCGCGGCGTTGCAGCAGCAGGCGAAGGAGGTGCTGGCCTCGGCGGACGACGCGGTGTTCGAGCTGGTGGACCGGGCGTGGGTGACCGGCGCGGTGGAACGGGACCCGGCGACGATGCCGTCGCTGACGCGCCACGGCCTGGACCGGCTGCTGGACCTGCACCACTGGCTCGACCTCTACCGGCCCGAGCTGCGAATCTGA
- a CDS encoding general stress protein, translated as MTQAFTQTAFTNARTSPRLPTLPTGWPIGSYESYEEAQRAVDHLADNDFPVADVTIVGVEPMLVERVAGKLSWGRVLSSAAMSGAWFGIFVGLLLTMFTPGAGLLPILFGLVAGVAFSMVFAAISYGATRGRRDFVSQTQLVARRYDVLSQPRNAEKGRELLANLAARAHVFN; from the coding sequence ATGACCCAAGCATTCACGCAGACCGCGTTCACCAACGCGCGCACGAGCCCGCGGCTCCCGACCCTGCCCACCGGCTGGCCGATCGGGTCCTACGAGTCCTACGAAGAGGCCCAGCGGGCGGTCGACCACCTCGCCGACAACGACTTCCCGGTGGCCGACGTCACGATCGTCGGGGTGGAGCCGATGCTGGTCGAGCGCGTCGCCGGCAAGCTCAGCTGGGGCCGGGTCCTCAGCAGCGCGGCGATGTCGGGTGCCTGGTTCGGTATCTTCGTCGGCCTGCTGCTGACGATGTTCACCCCGGGCGCCGGGCTGCTGCCGATCCTGTTCGGGCTCGTCGCGGGTGTCGCGTTCAGCATGGTGTTCGCCGCCATCAGCTACGGCGCGACCCGCGGCCGCCGCGACTTCGTGTCGCAGACCCAGCTGGTGGCGCGCCGCTACGACGTGCTGAGCCAGCCGCGCAACGCCGAGAAGGGCCGCGAGCTGCTGGCGAACCTCGCCGCGCGGGCGCACGTGTTCAACTGA
- the idi gene encoding isopentenyl-diphosphate Delta-isomerase: MPQEELVVLLDERFAPVGTAPKSTVHDAHTPLHLAFSCYVFDRSGRVLMTRRAIGKKTWPGVWTNSFCGHPGPGEDMAEAIVRRAQQELGLEVGGLRTVLPDFRYTATDAGGVVENEFCPVWIAEAASDPLPAPDEVCEWHWAEWGDLVESMSRTPFVFSPWAQLQVPRLAEALAAGAAPR; this comes from the coding sequence GTGCCCCAGGAAGAACTCGTGGTGTTGCTCGACGAGCGCTTCGCCCCCGTCGGCACCGCGCCCAAGAGCACGGTGCACGACGCGCACACGCCGCTGCACCTGGCGTTCTCCTGCTACGTCTTCGACCGGTCCGGCCGGGTGCTGATGACCCGGCGCGCGATCGGCAAGAAGACGTGGCCGGGGGTGTGGACCAACTCGTTCTGCGGGCACCCCGGGCCGGGCGAGGACATGGCGGAGGCCATCGTCCGCCGCGCGCAGCAGGAGCTCGGGCTGGAGGTCGGCGGGCTGCGCACGGTGCTGCCGGACTTCCGCTACACCGCGACCGACGCCGGTGGGGTGGTGGAGAACGAGTTCTGCCCGGTGTGGATCGCCGAGGCCGCGTCCGACCCGCTCCCGGCGCCCGACGAGGTGTGCGAGTGGCACTGGGCCGAGTGGGGCGATCTGGTGGAGAGCATGAGCCGCACCCCGTTCGTGTTCAGCCCGTGGGCGCAGCTGCAGGTGCCGCGGCTGGCCGAAGCCCTCGCGGCAGGTGCCGCACCCCGGTAA
- the mutM gene encoding bifunctional DNA-formamidopyrimidine glycosylase/DNA-(apurinic or apyrimidinic site) lyase, protein MPELPEVEVVRRGLQAHVAGRGIARVEVLHPRAIRRHELGPEDFTGRLAGARVEAARRRGKYLWLELSDKEAILAHLGMSGQMLVQPEGAPDEKHLRVRIRFDDGGPELRFVDQRTFGGLALADLVTADGTLLPAPIAHIARDPMDPEFDPAAAVTALRSRRTEIKRALLDQTLVSGVGNIYADESLWRARLHWARPTEKLTRAQAAAVLEAAAEVMNEALRAGGTSFDALYVNVNGQSGYFDRSLNVYGQGDRPCRRCGTAIRREPFMNRSSYFCPRCQPRPRRTH, encoded by the coding sequence GTGCCTGAGCTTCCCGAAGTCGAGGTGGTGCGCCGCGGGCTGCAGGCCCACGTGGCGGGCCGCGGCATCGCGCGCGTCGAGGTGCTGCACCCGCGGGCGATCCGCCGTCACGAGCTGGGGCCGGAGGACTTCACCGGCCGCCTCGCCGGGGCTCGCGTGGAGGCGGCGCGCCGTCGCGGCAAGTACCTGTGGCTGGAACTCTCCGACAAGGAGGCGATCCTCGCGCACCTGGGCATGAGCGGCCAGATGCTCGTCCAGCCCGAGGGTGCGCCCGACGAGAAGCACCTGCGGGTGCGCATCCGGTTCGACGACGGCGGCCCGGAGCTGCGGTTCGTCGACCAGCGCACGTTCGGGGGGCTCGCGCTGGCGGATCTGGTGACCGCGGACGGCACGCTGCTGCCCGCGCCGATCGCGCACATCGCGCGCGATCCGATGGACCCGGAGTTCGATCCGGCCGCGGCGGTCACGGCGCTGCGTTCCCGGCGCACCGAGATCAAGCGCGCGCTGCTCGATCAGACGCTGGTGTCCGGGGTGGGCAACATCTACGCCGACGAGTCGTTGTGGCGGGCGCGGCTGCACTGGGCCCGCCCCACGGAGAAGCTGACCCGCGCGCAGGCCGCGGCCGTGCTGGAAGCGGCCGCCGAGGTGATGAACGAGGCGCTGCGGGCCGGCGGCACGTCGTTCGACGCCTTGTACGTCAACGTCAACGGCCAGTCCGGCTACTTCGACCGTTCGCTCAACGTCTACGGCCAGGGTGATCGCCCGTGCCGCCGCTGTGGCACCGCGATCCGGCGGGAGCCGTTCATGAACCGGTCGTCCTACTTTTGCCCGCGTTGCCAGCCCCGGCCGCGGCGTACCCACTGA
- the rnc gene encoding ribonuclease III, translated as MGGRSRSGGPAADPKPLLEALGVELDAELLTLALTHRSYAYENGGLPPNERLEFLGDAVLGLVVTDHLYRTHPELPEGQLAKLRASVVNMHALAGVARGLGPGGLGAHLLLGKGEELTGGRDKASILADGLEAVIGAAYLAHGIDAARALVHRLFDELLAEAPLRGAGLDWKTSLQELTASAGLGVPEYKVEDTGPDHRKEFSATVLVAGRDFGNGSGTTKKEAEQKAAETAWRALSEELKPEGSE; from the coding sequence ATGGGGGGCAGGTCGAGATCGGGAGGGCCGGCCGCCGACCCGAAACCGTTGCTCGAAGCGCTCGGCGTCGAACTCGACGCCGAGCTGCTCACGCTGGCGCTCACCCACCGCTCGTACGCGTACGAGAACGGTGGGTTGCCGCCGAACGAGCGGCTCGAGTTCCTCGGTGACGCCGTGCTCGGGCTGGTCGTCACCGACCACCTGTACCGCACGCACCCCGAGCTGCCGGAAGGCCAGCTCGCGAAGCTGCGCGCCAGCGTGGTCAACATGCACGCGCTGGCCGGGGTCGCGCGCGGGCTCGGCCCGGGCGGGCTCGGTGCGCACCTGCTGCTGGGCAAGGGCGAGGAGCTCACCGGCGGGCGCGACAAGGCGAGCATCCTGGCCGACGGGCTCGAGGCCGTCATCGGCGCGGCGTACCTGGCGCACGGCATCGACGCGGCCCGCGCGCTCGTGCACCGGCTCTTCGACGAGCTGCTGGCCGAGGCCCCGCTGCGCGGCGCCGGGCTGGACTGGAAGACGAGCCTGCAGGAGCTGACCGCGTCGGCCGGCCTGGGCGTGCCGGAGTACAAGGTCGAGGACACCGGGCCCGACCACCGCAAGGAGTTCAGCGCCACGGTTCTGGTGGCCGGGCGCGATTTCGGCAACGGCTCCGGCACCACGAAGAAAGAGGCCGAGCAGAAGGCCGCCGAGACGGCCTGGCGCGCGCTCTCCGAGGAGCTCAAGCCCGAGGGCTCGGAGTAG
- the rpmF gene encoding 50S ribosomal protein L32: MAVPKRKMSRSNTRHRRAQWKATPVQLVPCSNRACRQPKPQHVACPTCGQYDGRQVVEPA; encoded by the coding sequence GTGGCCGTCCCGAAGCGGAAGATGTCGCGCTCCAACACGCGCCACCGTCGTGCGCAGTGGAAGGCGACGCCCGTGCAGCTGGTGCCCTGCTCGAACCGGGCCTGCCGGCAGCCGAAGCCGCAGCACGTGGCCTGCCCGACCTGCGGCCAGTACGACGGTCGTCAGGTCGTCGAGCCCGCCTGA
- a CDS encoding YceD family protein: MSQQNVSPDARDPWVVDTRELGRRAGLSRTIQRTAPTSVELGVPDVIVVPQGAEVELDLLLESVVEGVLVTGTAAVRTTGVCSRCLDPIDDEVEVELTELFAYPDSTTDETTDEDEVMRLVDDRIDLQPLVRDAVVLALPQVPLCREDCPGLCPECGGKWADLGPGHGHETIDPRWAALVERFGDSSAGGPGRQA; encoded by the coding sequence ATGTCTCAGCAGAATGTCTCCCCCGACGCCCGCGACCCGTGGGTCGTCGACACCCGTGAGCTGGGCCGGCGCGCCGGCCTGAGCCGCACCATCCAGCGCACCGCGCCGACCAGCGTCGAGCTGGGCGTGCCCGACGTGATCGTGGTGCCGCAGGGCGCCGAGGTCGAGTTGGACCTGCTGCTCGAGTCGGTCGTGGAGGGCGTGCTGGTCACCGGCACCGCCGCGGTGCGGACCACCGGGGTCTGCTCGCGCTGCCTCGACCCGATCGACGACGAGGTCGAGGTCGAGCTGACCGAGCTGTTCGCCTACCCGGACTCCACCACGGACGAAACGACCGACGAGGACGAGGTCATGCGCCTGGTGGACGACCGGATCGACCTCCAGCCGCTGGTCCGCGACGCGGTCGTGCTCGCCCTGCCGCAGGTCCCGCTGTGCCGCGAGGACTGCCCCGGGCTGTGCCCCGAATGCGGTGGGAAGTGGGCCGATCTCGGCCCCGGACACGGGCATGAGACGATAGACCCTCGGTGGGCCGCGCTGGTCGAGCGCTTCGGTGACTCGTCCGCGGGTGGGCCCGGCCGGCAAGCCTGA
- a CDS encoding DivIVA domain-containing protein produces MYRVFEALDELVTIVEEARGVPMTSSCVVPRGDVLELLDDVRDALPREVDDAQDVLDQRDDLLEKARTQAETTVTDANAEADRVTSEAAAEAERMVADAQARAEQIMADARAEAERMIAAGQAEYHNLTERARAEAERMMQAGRDAYERAVEDGRHEQARLVSQTEVVQAAHAESARIVDEAHTEADRQRADCDAYVDGKLAEFSELLSTTLRTVDSGRNHLRAPSGLGGQRPTPLYDFQP; encoded by the coding sequence GTGTACCGGGTGTTCGAGGCGCTGGACGAGCTCGTCACGATCGTGGAAGAGGCACGCGGTGTGCCCATGACCTCCAGCTGCGTGGTCCCGCGCGGGGACGTGCTCGAACTGCTCGACGACGTGCGGGACGCGCTGCCCCGCGAGGTGGACGACGCCCAGGACGTCCTCGACCAGCGGGACGACCTGCTCGAAAAGGCACGCACGCAGGCCGAGACCACGGTGACCGACGCCAACGCCGAGGCCGACCGCGTCACCTCGGAGGCGGCGGCCGAGGCCGAGCGCATGGTGGCCGACGCGCAGGCGCGCGCCGAGCAGATCATGGCCGACGCCCGCGCCGAAGCCGAGCGGATGATCGCCGCGGGCCAGGCCGAGTACCACAACCTGACCGAGCGGGCCCGCGCCGAGGCCGAGCGCATGATGCAGGCCGGTCGCGACGCCTATGAGCGAGCCGTCGAGGACGGCCGTCACGAGCAGGCCCGGCTGGTGTCCCAGACCGAGGTCGTGCAGGCCGCGCACGCCGAGTCCGCCCGGATCGTGGACGAGGCCCACACCGAGGCCGACCGCCAGCGCGCCGACTGCGACGCCTACGTCGACGGCAAGCTCGCCGAGTTCTCCGAACTGCTGTCCACCACCCTGCGCACGGTCGACTCCGGTCGCAACCACCTGCGCGCCCCGTCCGGCCTCGGCGGCCAGCGGCCCACGCCCCTGTACGACTTCCAGCCCTGA
- the coaD gene encoding pantetheine-phosphate adenylyltransferase, protein MRRAVCPGSYDPVTNGHLDIIERAAKLFDEVVVAVMINKSKQGLFSIDERMEMLREITAHLPNVRVDSWHGLLVEYCRRNEIVAIAKGLRSVSDFDYELQMAQMNRELSGVETLLMSNNPAYGFVSSSLVKEVATYGGDVKNLVPDVVFAKLTAKLAGRA, encoded by the coding sequence ATGCGGCGTGCGGTGTGTCCAGGCTCCTACGACCCGGTGACCAACGGCCACCTCGACATCATCGAGCGGGCGGCCAAGCTCTTCGACGAGGTCGTGGTCGCGGTCATGATCAACAAATCCAAGCAGGGCCTGTTCTCCATCGACGAGCGGATGGAGATGCTGCGGGAGATCACCGCGCACCTGCCGAACGTGCGCGTGGACTCCTGGCACGGCCTGCTCGTCGAGTACTGCCGGCGCAACGAGATCGTGGCCATCGCGAAGGGTCTGCGCTCGGTCAGTGACTTCGACTACGAGCTGCAGATGGCGCAGATGAACCGCGAGCTCTCCGGCGTCGAGACACTGCTGATGTCGAACAACCCCGCCTACGGCTTCGTGTCCAGCTCGCTGGTCAAGGAGGTCGCCACCTACGGCGGGGACGTGAAGAACCTGGTCCCGGACGTCGTGTTCGCGAAGCTGACGGCGAAGCTGGCCGGACGCGCCTGA